GCTTTCGGTTTGATAATCAGCGCATGTTTACTTAAATTGCGACCCAAAATTAAGGAGATTTGATGGCTACACATAAGTCAGCTGAAAAAAGATATCGTCAGAGCTTGAAGAAGAAAGCCGTAAATAAACAAAGAAAAAGTGAATTAAAAACAGTTGTAAAATCGGTCCAAAGTGCAAAAGACAAAGAAACAGCCGAAAAAGAATTAAAAAAAGCAGTCGCTGTTTTAGATAAAATGGCTTCAAAAAAAGTTATCCATAAAAATAAAGCCGCAAACCAAAAGTCGAAATTAACTCGTCACGTGAGTAATATTTCTTAAAAAACCAAGTTTTATTCGGGATGAAAATGCCAGTCTAATCTGGCTTTTTTGTTTGCCCTCTATAATCTATAATTTTCGAACCAGCCAAATAATTAACGAAACCAACAAGCTTACCAATATCATAGTGGTTATTGGAAAGTAGAATTTTAAATTCGGCTTATCTATTACGATATCACCAGGTAATTTGAAAAGTGGAATTTTAACAATCCAATTCCAAAATATTCCAACGAAAAGAAGGGTCGCTCCAATCACAATTAATACTTTTTGAAAATTAATATTCATCAAAAATATTTCATGTAATGATTTTCCGTATCATCTCAGTTTTTACAGGCACGCATTCAGAGATTTTAATGCTGCTTTCAACTCGATTCACAGTATCACTAAAATCATTCTTATCGGTAAATAAAGTTACAATTATTTCATCGCTTACGACTCTATCACCAACTTTTTTGGTGAACTGCAATCCCGCTTTCGGATCGATCACGTCATCGTGTTTCATTCTTCCTGCACCGAGCTCAATTCCTGCCATCCCAATTTCGAAAGCATTTATTGAATCAATGTAACCGCTGTGTTTTGCCTTTACAGTTACAGAATTTTTTGACTTTGGATATTTTTTTAAATCTTCAAGAAATGAAATATCTCCCCCTTGGTTTTCTGTTATCTCAAGAAATTTTTTATAAGCATTGCCATTTTCAATTTGTTTTCTGGACGTTTCAATTCCCTTTTCTATGGAAGATGCTTTTCCGCCGAGAAATATCATTGCACCAGCAAGATTGTGACAAACTTCCATCAAATCTTTAACTTCTTTTCCTTT
The DNA window shown above is from Ignavibacteria bacterium and carries:
- the rpsT gene encoding 30S ribosomal protein S20; translated protein: MATHKSAEKRYRQSLKKKAVNKQRKSELKTVVKSVQSAKDKETAEKELKKAVAVLDKMASKKVIHKNKAANQKSKLTRHVSNIS
- a CDS encoding DUF2905 domain-containing protein, whose translation is MNINFQKVLIVIGATLLFVGIFWNWIVKIPLFKLPGDIVIDKPNLKFYFPITTMILVSLLVSLIIWLVRKL